Part of the Burkholderia humptydooensis genome, AATGCCGGTGCGCTCGTGCCCGAGCAGATACTTCGCGTAGGTCCAGCCGCGATTTTCGTCGCCGACGAGATTCTCGACGGGCACCTTCACGTCCTCGAAGAACACTTCGTTGACTTCACGATCCTCGTCGAGCGTGACGATCGGGCGCACCGTGATGCCGGGCGACGTCATGTCGATCAGCAGGAACGAGATCCCTTCCTGCTTCTTCGCGTCGGGATCGGTGCGCACGAGGCAGAACATCATGTCCGCGTACTGGCCGAGCGTCGTCCAGGTCTTCTGGCCGTTGACGACGTAATGATCGCCGCGGCGCTCGGCGCGCGTGCGCAGCGACGCGAGGTCCGAGCCCGAGCCGGGCTCCGAGTAGCCCTGGCACCACCAGTCGGTGCCGTCGAGGATGCGCGGCAGATAGCGGCGCTTTTGCGCGTCGCTGCCGTACTTCATCAGCACCGGCGCGACCATCGACACGCCGAACGGCAGCACGGGCGGCGCGCCGATCCGCGCGCACTCCTCTTCCCAGACATGGCGCTGCGTCGCGTTCCAGCCGGGCCCGCCGTACTCGGCGGGCCACGCGGGCGCGGACCATCCCCGCGTGCCGAGCAGCCGGTGCCAGCTCGCGAAGTCGTCGCGATTCAAACGCTTGTGGTTGAGAACCTTGTCGCGCAGCGCGCGAGGCAGATTCGCCTCGAGCCACGCGCGGACTTCGGCGCGGAACGCGTCGTCGGCGGGGGAATAATCGAGATCCATGCGCAGTGTCTCCTCTGACCGCGCCGGCCGCCCGCGGGCCGCGCAGCGATCAGCGGTCGATCACTGCAGAGGCTCTTTCAGCGCGGCGGGAACCGGCAGCGGCATCACGTCGATGCCCTCTTCGGCCAAGGCTTGCGCGTCTTCGGGCGTGGTCACGCCGCGAATGCCGCGCGCGGGCGCTTCATTGTAGTGAATGCGCCGCGCTTCCTCGGCGAAGCGCTCGCCCACGTTCTCGGTCTTCGCCAGCACCTCGCGCAGCGCGCGCAGCGCCTGCGCCTGAAGCGCGCGCGGATCGGCCGGCTGCGCCCGCGTCGCGCCCGACAGATTCAGGCGCGGCGCGGACGGCATGCGGCTGACCTCGGTCGCCCCGCACACCGGACATTCGACCAGCTTGCGGGACAACTGCGCTTCGAACTCATCGGCCGACGCGAACCAGCCTTCGAACCGATGGCCATGCGGGCACTGCAAATCGAGGACCTTCATGCTAAATCAGGGCGTGCTGCCAGTGTATCGCAAATGGAAATTTTTTGAACGATCGTGCTAAATTCAGTCGAAAAAAGTACACGATCGAGCCGACCGACGGCACCGATTGTATCCCTTCGCAAAACACCCCGCTCGGCGCGGCGCTACGGCCGGATCACGTCGCCGAGCGGCCACGCGCCCGACATCGCCTTCTCGAGCCACATCGTGCCGATAATCGTCTTGACGTCGCTGATCTGGCCGGCGCGCACCCATTCGAGCAAGTCCGGCAGCGTCGCCGTAAACGTCTCGAGAAACTCGCCGTCGTCGAGCTTGCGCTCGCCCGCCGTCAGGCCGCGCGCGAGATAGATGTCGATGAATTCGGTCGAATACGAAATGATCGGATGAATGCGCGTGAGGAACACGTATTCGCGCGCGGTGTAGCCGGTTTCCTCGCGCAGCTCGCGAACCGCGCAGGCGAGCGCGCCTTCGTCCGGGTCGAGCTTGCCTGCCGGGAATTCGGCCATCACCTTGCCGATCGGATAGCGATACTGGCTCTCCATCAGCACGCGGCCGTCGTCGAAGAGCGGGATGACCATCACCGCGCCCGGATGCGTCACGTATTCGCGCGTCGCATGCTTGCCGTCCGGCAGGCGAACCGTGTCGCGCTTGACCTTCAGGAACGAGCCGTCGTAGACGGACGCGCTTTCGATGCAAGTTTCCGTGAGGGTGGCGTCGTGATTCGGCAAATCGGCCATCGGCGGCTCCGCAGTGGGGCGCGACGGCCTACGCCGTCAGCGCCGTTTGACGAGATACTGGAACGTGAAGCCGGGAAACGCGAACACCACGAAAAGACTGAAGGTGATCGCGTAAAACTGCCAGCCCTGTTCGAAGCGATTGCCGGCGCGCGATTCGAGCCAGAAGCCCAGCGCACCGACGACGAAATACAGCACGATCATTTCGCCGATCCGGAGCCACGCGCTCTTTTTCGCCGTCGCTCCACTCTTCAGCGGCACGACGGCGAACAGGCGCTGATTCAGGAACGGCAGGTTGGCGCCGACGAGCGCCAACAGCACGATGAACCAGCCGGCGGCCGACATTACAGCGGCAGCGTATGGCTGATCGCCTGCAGGCAGACCGTCATCAGCGGGCCCGGCACGATGCCGAGCACGACGACCGCGAGGCCGTTGAGCACGAGGATCGTGCGCTTGCACGCATCGCCCGCGATCGGCGTCGTGTCCTGCGGCGCATCGAAGTACATCAGCTTGACGATGCGCAGATAGTAGAACGCGCCGAACAGCGACGTGATGACGGCGAGCACCGCGAGCCACGTGAGGCCGGCGTTGACCGTCGCCTCGAGGACCGCGAGCTTCGCGTAGAAGCCGACCGTCGGCGGAATGCCGGCGAGCGAGAACATCATCACCATCATCACGAACGCGAACACCGGGCTGCGTTTGTTGAGGCCCTTGAAGTCGTCGAGCGTTTCGGCTTCGAAGTCGCGGCGGGCGAGCAGCATCACGACGCCGAACGAGCCGAGCGTCGTCACGAGGTAGACGATCGTGTAGAACATCGCCGAGCTGTACGCGCTCGCCGCCGACGACGGATTGCCGCCCACCACGCCCGCGAGCAGGCCGAGCAGCACGAAGCCCATGTTCGAGATCGCCGAGTACGCGAGCATCCGCTTGATGTTGCGCTGGACGATACCGGTGATGTTGCCGACGATCAGCGACAGCGCCGCGAGGATCACGAGCATTTCCTGCCAGTCGACCGCGAGCGGCAGCAGGCCCATCACGAGAAAGCGCAGGCCCCACGCGAATGCCGCGACCTTCGGGCCGCCGCCGACGAACAGCGTCATCGCGGTCGGCGCGCCCTGGTAGACGTCCGGCACCCACATGTGGAACGGCACGGCGCCGAGCTTGAACGCGACGCCCGCAACGATGAAGATCACGCCGAACAGCAGCACCGCGTCGTTGATGTGGCCCGATGCGACCGCCTTCAGCACTTCGTTCAGCTCGAGCGAGCCCGTCGCGCCGTACAGCATCGAGATCCCGTACAGCACGAAGCCCGAGGCGAGCGCACCGAGCACGTAGTACTTCATCGCGGCTTCGCTCGACTGCGTCGCGTCGCGACGCAGCGCGATCACCGCGTACAGCGACAGCGACATCAGCTCGAGGCCGAGGTACAGCGTGAGGAAGTTGTTGCCCGAGATCATCACGAGCTGGCCGAGCAGCGAGAACATGCCGAGCAGGAACACGTCGCCGCGGAACAGGTCGCGATCCTCGAGGTACTTGCGCGAGTAGACGAGCGTCACCGCGAAGCCGAGCGACACGACCGCCTTCATCGCGCTCGCGAACGAATCGACCACGACCATTCGCGAGAAGACGTAGTACTGCTGCGGATCGAAGGCTTGCAGCGCGAACCACACGCCCGCCGCCGCCGACGCGACGACCGCGATCAGATACGTGAGGCGGCGGCCGGCTGCGCCGACGAAGGTGTCGTTCAGCCAGGCGACGACGATGGCGGCCATCACCAGCGCATCGGGCAACAGGACATTCATAGGTGCGTTTTGCATGATCTTTGTATCCTCCGCTCGGGCTTACTGGGCCAGCGGCAGTTTCGACTGCGCGACGTGGGAGAGGAGGTTTTCCACGGAAACGTGCATCACGTCGGTGAAGGGCTTCGGATAGAGGCCCATCAGCAGCGTGAACGCGGCGAGCACGGCGAGCATCGTGAATTCGCGACGGCTGATGTCCGACAGCTTCGCGACCTTGTCGCTCGTCACCGCGCCGAAGTACACGCGCTTGTACATCCACAGCGTGTACGCCGCGCCGAGAATCAGCGTGAACGCCGCGCCGAACGCGATCCAGAAGTTGTACTGGACCGACGCGAGGATCACCATGAACTCGCCGACGAAGCCCGACGTGCCCGGCAGGCCGCAGTTGGCCATCGAGAACAGCATCGCGAACGCGGCGAACTTCGGCATCACGTTGACGACGCCGCCGTAGTCGGCGATCTGGCGCGAGTGCAGGCGGTCGTACAGCACGCCGATGCAAAGGAACATCGCGCCCGACACGAAGCCGTGCGAGATCATCTGGACGATCGCGCCTTCGACGCCGAGCTGGTTGAAGATGAAGAAGCCGAGCGTGACGAAGCCCATGTGCGCGATCGACGAATACGCGACGAGCTTCTTCATGTCCGCCTGCACCATCGCGACGAGGCCGATGTAGATCACCGCGATCAGCGACAGCGCAATCACGGCGGGCGCGAAGAAGTGGCTCGCGTCCGGCGTGATCGGCAGCGAGAAGCGCAGGAAGCCGTACGCGCCGAGCTTCAGCATGATCGCGGCCAGCACGACCGAGCCGCCCGTCGGCGCCTCGACGTGCGCATCCGGCAGCCAGGTGTGCACCGGCCACATCGGCACCTTCACCGCGAACGCGAGGAAGAACGCGATGAAGAGCAGCACCTGCGGCGTCATCGCGATCTTCGCGTTCTGCCACGTCGCGAGATCGAACGAATGCGTCTGCGTGTACAGGTAGATCAGCGCGACCAGCATCAGCAGCGAGCCGGCGAGCGTGTACAGGAAGAACTTGAACGCCGCGTACACACGGTTCGGGCCGCCCCACACGCCGATGATGATGTACATCGGGATCAGCGTCGCCTCGAAGAACACGTAGAACAAGAGGCCGTCAGCCGCCGAGAACACGCCGACCATGATCCCCGACAGGATCAGGAACGCGGCGAGATACTGCGACACGTGCTCGGTGATCACCTCCCAGCCGGCGATCACGACGATCACCGTGATGAGCGCGGTCAGCACGACGAACCACATCGAGATGCCGTCGACGCCGAGGTGATACGTGATGTTGAAACGTTCGATCCACGTCGATTGCTCGACGAACTGCAGCGCGGCGGTGCTCGAGTCGAAGCCCGTGATCAGCGGAATCGTGACGGCCAGGCTCGCGAGCGAGCCGATCAGCGCAATCCAGCGCGCCGCGCCCGGATTTTTATCGGAACCGACCGCGAGCACGACGAGGCCGAATACGATCGGCAACCAGATCGCGGTACTGAGAATCGGAAAAGAGTGCATTAGTCGTCCCCGCCTTATTTGCCGCCGAGCGTTACAAACAGGGTCAGGAGCCCCAGCATGCCGATGATCATGGCGAACGCGTAGTGATAGATGTAACCGGATTGGAGGAAGCGGATCACGCCGGCGAACCAGCCGATGAAGCGCGCGCTGCCGTTGACGAGGCCGTCGATCACCACGACGTCGCCTTCCTTCCACAGACCGCGGCCGATCGCGATCGAACCCTTCGCGAACACGACCTCGTTGATCTTGTCCATGTAGTACTTGTTGTCGAGCAGCGTGTAGATCGGGCCGAACGCGCGACGGATCGCTGCCGGCAGACCCGGGCGCTTCAGGTACAGGAACCACGCGACGACGACGCCCGCGAGCGCGAGCCAGAGCGGCAGCGACGAGATCGAGTGCAGGCCGAGCGCCGCCCAGTCGTGGAATTCCTCCGCCATCTCGGCGAGCGCCGGGTGGTTCTGGCCGATGAAGATCACCTTGTCGAACGCGACGCCGTGCTGGAAGAAATCGCCGTACAGCATCGGGCCGATCGCGATCGCGCCGATGATGACCGACGGAATCGCGAGCAGCACGAGCGGCACCCAGACGACCCACGGCGTTTCGTGCGGCTCGTGCGCGTGGCCGTGACCGTGGTCTTCGTCATGGCCGTGATGCGCGGCCGATTCGGCGCCGTGGTTGTTGCCGAATTCCTTCGGATGACGGAAGCGCTCTTCGCCGTGGAAGACGAGGAAGTACATCCGGAACGAGTACAGCGCGGTGACGAACACGCTCGCGACGACCGCGAAGTACGCGAAGCCCGAGCCCGGCAGGTGCGACAGCTTCACCGCGTCGATGATCGAGTCCTTCGAGTAGAAGCCCGAGAAGAACGGCGTGCCGATCAGCGCGAGCGAGCCGACGAGCGACGTGATCCACGTGATCGGCATGTACTTGCGCAGGCCGCCCATGTTGCGCATGTCCTGATCGTGGTGCATGCCGATGATCACCGAGCCCGCGCCGAGGAACAGCAGCGCCTTGAAGAACGCGTGCGTCATCAGATGGAACACGGCGACCGGGTACGCGGACACGCCGAGCGCGACCGTCATGTAGCCGAGCTGCGACAGCGTCGAATACGCGACGACGCGCTTGATGTCGTTTTGGACGATGCCGAGGAAGCCCATGAAGAGCGCCGTGATTGCGCCGATCACCGTGATGAACGACAGCGCGGCGTCAGACAGCTCGAACAGCGGCGACATGCGGGTGACCATGAAGATGCCGGCCGTCACCATCGTCGCCGCGTGAATCAGCGCGGAGATCGGCGTCGGGCCTTCCATCGAGTCGGGCAGCCACACGTGCAGCGGGAATTGCGCGGACTTGCCCATCGCGCCGATGAACAGGCAGATGCACGCGACGGTCAGCAGGCCCCACTGGGTGCCCGGGAAATTCAGCGACGCGAGCTCCGCGCGCTTCGCGAACACTTCGCCGTAGTTCATCGAGCCGGCGTACGCGAGGATGAGGCCGATGCCGAGCAGGAACCCGAAGTCGCCGACGCGGTTCACGAGGAACGCCTTCATGTTCGCGTAGATCGCGCTCTCACGCGTGAAGTAGAAGCCGATCAGCAGGTACGACACGAGACCCACCGCTTCCCAGCCGAAGAACAACTGCAGGAAGTTGTTGCTCATCACGAGCATCAGCATCGAGAACGTGAACAGCGAGATGTACGAGAAGAATCGCTGGTAGCCGTCCTCTTCCGACATGTAGCCGATCGTGTAGATGTGCACCATCAGCGACACGAACGTGACGACGACCATCATCATCGCGGTCAGCGTGTCGACGAGGAAGCCCACCTCGAGCTTCAGCGAGCCGACGTTCATCCATTCGTAGACGGTCGCGTTGTAGCTCGCGCCGTCCAGCACCTGGAAGAACACCAGCGCGGAAAGAACGAACGAGACCGCGACGCCGAGAATCGTCACGCGATGCGCGCCCTTGCGCCCCACCGCGTTGCCGAACAGCCCCGCGATCAGCGAGCCCGCCAGCGGAGCGAGCGCAATCGCCAGCAGCAGGTTTTCATTGAGTGTCGTTGACATAACAGCGTTGCCTGAAATTAACCTTTGAGCTGATCGAGATCCTCGACATTGATCGTGTCGAGCTTACGGAACAGAGTCACCAGAATCGCGAGGCCGATTGCGGCTTCCGCCGCCGCGACCGTCAACACGAAGAACACGAAGATCTGGCCGTGGACGTCGCCCAGATAATGCGAGAACGCGACGAAATTGGTATTCACCGCGAGCAGCATCAGTTCGATCGCCATCAGGATGATGATGATGTTCCGGCGGTTCAGGAAAATCCCGACGATCGCGATCGCAAACAGGATCGCGCCGAGCACGAGGTAATGAGCCAAGGTCAACATAGATTCTTCTCCTCTCGCTTAGCCGTTGTTCGAGCCCGACGCGGCGTCGCTCGCGGCGGTTTCCGGCTGCGGCTTGTCGGCTTGCATCTTCACGAGACGCACGCGATCCTCGCGGCGCACCTTCACCTGCTCGGACACGCGCTGGCGCTTGCTGTCCTTGCCCTTCTGCGCGGTCAGCGCAACCGCGGCGATGATCGCAACGAGCAGCACGAGGCCCGCGATCTCGAACGCGAAGATGTAATCGGTGTAGATGACCTTGCCGATCAGCTTCGTGTTCGGCATGCCGGCCGCCGCGCCCGCGGCCATGTCGTGCACGGGCGAGCCCGTCGCGCCGTAGCCGCGCCACAGGATCAGCGCGGTCTCGACGACGATGATCGCGCCGACCACGGTGGCCATCGGCACGAAGCGCCTGAAGTCGCGGCGCAGCACGTCGATGTTGATGTCGAGCATCATCACGACGAAGAGGAACAGCACCATCACCGCGCCCACGTAGACGAGCACCAGCAGGATCGCGAGGAACTCGGCCTCGAGCAGCATCCAGATCGCGGCCGCGTTGAAGAACGCGAGCACGAGGAAAAGCGCAGACGCCACCGGGTTGCGCGATGTGATCACCTTCAGCCCCGACACCACGAGGAGCAGCGAGAAGATGTAGAAGAGTACGGTCGTGAAGTCCATGATTACCGGTTCATCATTAGGCCATTGTCAGGCGCGGTTGGCTGGCACCGCCGGGCGTGCCGCGGCGCTGCCGCGACTCGCCGGCCCGGCGAGCGGGCCGGCGCATCGGGTTATCGATACCGAGCATCGGCGGCCTTCGCGGCCGCGATCTCCTTCTCGTAGCGATCGCCCACCGCGAGCAGCATGTCCTTCGTGAAGTACAGGTCGCCGCGCTTCTCGCCGTGATATTCGAGGATCTGCGTCTCGACGATCGAATCGACCGGGCAGCTCTCTTCGCAGAAACCGCAGAAGATGCACTTCGTCAGGTCGATGTCGTAGCGCGTCGTGCGACGGGTGTTGTCCTCGCGCGTCTGCGACTCGATCGTGATCGCCATCGCCGGGCACACCGCTTCGCACAGCTTGCACGCGATGCACCGCTCTTCGCCGTTCTCGTAGCGGCGCAGCGCGTGCAGCCCGCGAAAGCGCGGCGAGATCGGCGTCTTTTCCTCGGGGAACTGCACGGTGAACTTGCGCTTGAACGTGTAGCGTCCGGTCAGCGCGAGCCCCTTGAGCAGCTCGGTCAGGAAGAAGGTCTTAAAGAAGTGTTGGATTGCCGTCATGATTTCGTCCGCCCTTTATTTCCAGATATTCAGCGGCGACATCATCCAGAAACCAACCACGATCACCCAGATCACGCAGACGGGCAGGAACACCTTCCAGCCGAGGCGCATGATCTGGTCGTAGCGGTAACGCGGGAACGTCGCACGGGCCCAAATGAACACCGACAGCAGCGCGAAGACTTTCAGCACCAGCCAGAAGATGCCCGGAATGAACGACAGGAATTCGAACGGCGCGTCCCAGCCGCCGAGGAACAGCGTCGCCGCGAGCGCCGAGATCACGATCATGTTGATGTACTCGGCGAGGAAGAACAGCGCGAACGCCATCCCCGAGTAGTCGATCATGTGACCCGCGACGATCTCCGACTCCCCTTCCACCACGTCGAACGGGTGGCGGTTCGTTTCGGCGATGCCCGAGATGAAGTAGATGACGAAGACGGGCAGCAGCGGCAGCCAGTTCCACGACAGGAAATTGACGCCGTGGCCCGCGAAGAAGCCATGCTGCTGCGAGCCGACGATCTCCGACAAGTTCAGGCTGCCCGCCGTCATCAGCACGAGCACGAGCGCGAAGCCCATCGAGATTTCGTACGACACCATCTGCGCGGCCGCGCGCATCGCGCCGAGGAACGCGTACTTCGAGTTCGACGCCCAGCCGGCGAGAATCACCGCGTAGACGCCGACCGACGAGATCGCCATCGCGTACAGCAGGCCGGCGTTGATGTTCGCCAGCACGGCGCCCGCCTGGAACGGGATCACCGCCCACACCGCGAACGCCGGCACGACCGTCATCACGGGCGCGATCAGATACAGCCAGCGGTTTGCCGCCGTCGGATGAATCACTTCCTTGAGCAGCAGCTTCAGCACGTCGGCGATCGGCTGCAGAAGACCCGCGGGGCCGACGCGGTTCGGACCGAGACGCACATGCATCCAGCCGATCAGCTTGCGCTCCCACAGAATCAGGTACGCGACGCACAGCAGGATCACGACGGCGACGACGAGGATGCGCACGAGCGCCCACACCGTCGGCCACGCGAAGCCGAGAAGCTGGGCTCCGCCCGAGTTGATCGTATCGAACAAGCTCATTTACGCCTTCTCCACCACCAGTTCACCGGACAGGCTGCCGAGCGCTGCGCCGGCAGGCGTGGCCGCCGACACGCGAACGACGGCTTCCGCAAGATTCTCCTCGCGCACGGCCGGCAACTGCACCGTGCGATCGCCCTGGCGCACGCGCACCGCGTCGCCGTTCTTCAGGCCGAGCTTGTCGAACAGCGCGGCGGGCAGGCCCGCCTTGTGCGCCGCCTTCGATGCGGCCGTCAGGTGCAGCGCGCCCGCGCGGCGCGACAGCGCGTCGGCATGATAGATCGGCACGTCGGCGAGACGCTCGAGCGCGCCGTTCGCGGCCCGCGCGGCTGCGCGCGCGGGCGCCGCCGCCGTCTTGTTCGACAGACGCGGCGCGATTTCGCCGTCGCCGAGCGCGGCGAGACGCACTTCTTCCGACGTCTCGTACTCGAAGTTCGGCAGGCCGAGCAGACTGCCGAGCACGCGCAGCACCTTCCATGCGGGACGCGTGTCGCCGAGCGGACGCACGACGCCGTTGAACGACTGGGCGCGGCCTTCCGCGTTCACGTACGTGCCGGCCGTCTCGGTGAACGGCGCGATCGGCAGCAGCACGTCCGCGTAGTCGAGGCCGTACTTGAACGGCGACAGCACGACGACCGTCTCCGCCTGCTTCAGCGCAGCGAGCGCCTGCGCCGGATCGGCGGTGTCGAATTCGGGCTCGACGTTCAGGAGCACGTAGCCCTTGCGCGGCTGCGCGAACGCGTCGCGTGCATTGAGGCCGTTCGCGCCCGGCAGCGCGCCGACGAGGTGCGCGCCCACCGTGTTCGCCGCTTCCGTCAGGAAGCCGAGCGTCGCGCCCGTGTTGTCGGCGATCCACTGCGCGATCGCGTGGATCTGCGCGAATTGCGGATGCTGGACGACGCCGTTGCCGAGCAGCACGGCGCGGCGCTCGCCGTTCGCGAGCGATTGCGCAACCGCCCGTGCGGCGTCCGACGCTTCCACGCCCGCCAGCGCATCCGGCAGCGCCACGCCGCGCGCCTGCGCGACGGCAGCCGCGATGCCCGCGAGCGCGTCGAGCCATGCCGACGGCGCGGCGACGATGCGCTGCGCGGTCGGGATCAGCGCGTCGTCGCCCGTCGCGTGCAGGAAGTGCAGCTTCGCGCCGCCCTTCGCCGCCTGGCGCAGGCGCGCCGCGAAGAGCGGATGATCGCGGCGCAGGAACGAGCCGACGACGAGCGACGCGTCGACGGCCGACAAATCGGCGATCGGCATGCCGAGCCACGGCGCGCCTTGCGCGGCGGCGGAGAAATCGGCCTGGCGCAGACGGAAGTCGACGTTCGGCGTCTTCAGTTCGTGGGCGAGCTGCTTGAGCAGGAACAGTTCCTCGACCGTGCTGTGCGCGCTCGCGAGCGCGGCGATCGCAGCCGGGCCGTGCTCGTCGCCGATGCCCTTCAGGCCGCGCGCGACGTATTCGAGCGCCGTCTGCCAGTCGACTTCGCGCCACTCGCCGCCCTGCTTGATCATCGGCTTCGTCAGGCGCTCTTCGCTGTTCAGGCCTTCATACGAGAAGCGGTCCTTATCCGAGATCCAGCACTCGTTGACGGCTTCGTTCTCGAACGGCAGCACGCGCATCACGCGGTTGTTCTTCACTTGCACGACGAGGTTCGCGCCGACGGAATCGTGCGGGCTCACCGACTTGCGGCGCGACAGCTCCCACGTGCGGGCGCTGTAGCGGAACGGCTTGCTCGTCAGCGCGCCGACCGGGCACAGGTCGATCATGTTGCCCGACAGCTCGGAGTCGACCGTCTTGCCGACGAACGTCGTGATTTCCGAATGCTCGCCGCGGCCCAGCATGCCGAACTCCATCACGCCGGCGATTTCCTGGCCGAAGCGCACGCAGCGCGTGCAGTGGATGCAGCGCGACATCTCTTCCATCGAGATGAGCGGGCCGACTTCCTTGTGGAACACGACGCGCTTCTCTTCCGCATAGCGCGACGCCGACTTGCCGTAGCCGACCGCGAGATCCTGCAACTGGCATTCGCCGCCCTGATCGCAGATCGGGCAGTCGAGCGGATGGTTGATGAGCAGGAACTCCATCACCGACTGCTGCGCCTTCACGGCCTTGTCAGAGTTGGTGTGGACGATCATGCCGGCCGACACGGGCGTCGCGCACGCGGGCACGGCCTTCGGCATCTTCTCGACTTCGACGAGACACATCCGGCAGTTGGCCGCAACCGACAGCTTCTTGTGATAGCAGAAGTGAGGGATGTACGTATCCGCCTTGTGCGCAGCCTGGATCACCATGCTGCCTTCGGGCACCTCGACCTTCTTGCCGTCTATTTCAAGTTCAACCATGATGGTGAATGGTCCTTAACCTATTACCGCTCGCCCGCGTCCGCTCGACCGGGCGCTCGAATTCTGCAATCGGGTTGCGCCGTCAGGCCGCGGCCGCATGCGCGTGGCCGCCGACCATGCAGTGCTTGTGCTCGACGTGGTACGCGAATTCGTCCCAGTAGTGCTTGAGCATCCCGCGCACCGGCATCGCCGCCGCGTCGCCGAGCGCGCAGATCGTGCGGCCCATGATGTTCTCCGCAACCGAGTTCAGCAGGTCCAGGTCTTCCTGGCGGCCCTCGCCGTGCTCGATGCGGTTCACGACGCGATACAGCCAGCCCGTGCCTTCGCGGCACGGCGTGCACTGGCCGCACGACTCTTCGTAATAGAAGTACGACAGGCGCAGGAGCGAACGCACCATGCAGCGCGTCTCGTCCATCACGATCACCGCGCCGGAGCCGAGCATCGAGCCCGCCTTCGCGATCGAATCGTAGTCCATGTCGGTCTGCATCATGATGTCGCCCGGGATCACCGGCGCCGACGAGCCGCCCGGAATCACGGCCTTGATCTTCTTGCCGCCGCGCACCCCGCCCGCGAGCTCCATCAGCGTCGCGAACGGCGTGCCGAGCGGAATCTCGTAGTTGCCCGGGCGCTCGACGTCGCCCGACACCGAGAAGATCTTCGTGCCGCCGTTGTTCGGCTTGCCCATCTCGAGGTAGTTCTGCGGGCCGACGGCCAGCAGGAACGGCACCGCGGCGAACGTCTCGGTGTTGTTGATCGTAGTCGGCTTGCCGTACACGCCGAAGCTCGCCGGGAACGGCGGCTTGAAGCGCGGCTGGCCCTTCTTGCCCTCGAGCGATTCGAGCAGCGCCGTTTCCTCGCCGCAGATATACGCGCCGTAACCGTGGTGCGCATGGAGCTGGAACGAGAAGTCCGAGCCCATGATCTTGTCGCCGAGGAAGCCCGCGCGGCGCGCTTCGTCGAGCGCCGCCTCGAAGCGGCGATACACTTCAAAGATCTCGCCATGAATGTAGTTGTAGCCGACGGTGATGCCCATCGCGTACGCGCCGATCGCCATGCCTTCGATCAGCGCATGCGGGTTCCAGCGCAGGATGTCGCGATCCTTGAACGTGCCCGGCTCGCCCTCGTCCGAATTGCAGACGAGGTACTTCTGCCCCGGAAACTGGCGCGGCATGAAGCTCCACTTCAGGCCGGTCGGAAAGCCCGCGCCGCCGCGGCCGCGCAAGCCCGACGCCTTCACGTCGGCGATCACCTGCTCGGGCGGAATCTTTTCTTCGAGGATGCGGCGCAACTGCTTGTAGCCGCCGCGCGCGACGTAATCTTCGAGACGCCAGTTCTCGCCGGTGAGGCCGGCGAGGATCAGCGGTTTGATGTGACGATCGTGGAGGGACGTCATTTCGAGAGCTCCTCAAGCAGCTGGTCGATCTTCTCGCGGCTCATGAGGCTGCA contains:
- a CDS encoding NADH-quinone oxidoreductase subunit M — encoded protein: MHSFPILSTAIWLPIVFGLVVLAVGSDKNPGAARWIALIGSLASLAVTIPLITGFDSSTAALQFVEQSTWIERFNITYHLGVDGISMWFVVLTALITVIVVIAGWEVITEHVSQYLAAFLILSGIMVGVFSAADGLLFYVFFEATLIPMYIIIGVWGGPNRVYAAFKFFLYTLAGSLLMLVALIYLYTQTHSFDLATWQNAKIAMTPQVLLFIAFFLAFAVKVPMWPVHTWLPDAHVEAPTGGSVVLAAIMLKLGAYGFLRFSLPITPDASHFFAPAVIALSLIAVIYIGLVAMVQADMKKLVAYSSIAHMGFVTLGFFIFNQLGVEGAIVQMISHGFVSGAMFLCIGVLYDRLHSRQIADYGGVVNVMPKFAAFAMLFSMANCGLPGTSGFVGEFMVILASVQYNFWIAFGAAFTLILGAAYTLWMYKRVYFGAVTSDKVAKLSDISRREFTMLAVLAAFTLLMGLYPKPFTDVMHVSVENLLSHVAQSKLPLAQ
- a CDS encoding DUF2818 family protein; protein product: MSAAGWFIVLLALVGANLPFLNQRLFAVVPLKSGATAKKSAWLRIGEMIVLYFVVGALGFWLESRAGNRFEQGWQFYAITFSLFVVFAFPGFTFQYLVKRR
- a CDS encoding NUDIX domain-containing protein codes for the protein MADLPNHDATLTETCIESASVYDGSFLKVKRDTVRLPDGKHATREYVTHPGAVMVIPLFDDGRVLMESQYRYPIGKVMAEFPAGKLDPDEGALACAVRELREETGYTAREYVFLTRIHPIISYSTEFIDIYLARGLTAGERKLDDGEFLETFTATLPDLLEWVRAGQISDVKTIIGTMWLEKAMSGAWPLGDVIRP
- a CDS encoding acyl-CoA dehydrogenase family protein, giving the protein MDLDYSPADDAFRAEVRAWLEANLPRALRDKVLNHKRLNRDDFASWHRLLGTRGWSAPAWPAEYGGPGWNATQRHVWEEECARIGAPPVLPFGVSMVAPVLMKYGSDAQKRRYLPRILDGTDWWCQGYSEPGSGSDLASLRTRAERRGDHYVVNGQKTWTTLGQYADMMFCLVRTDPDAKKQEGISFLLIDMTSPGITVRPIVTLDEDREVNEVFFEDVKVPVENLVGDENRGWTYAKYLLGHERTGIARVGASKRELDFLKRIASRERKNGKPLIADPVFAAKIAALEIELMALEVTVLRVVSSEASGRGPGPEASMLKIKGTEIQQALTELMVDAIGPLAAPFDAAFLEGEREHSVAGDDDAAPLAAYYFNYRKTSIYGGSNEIQKNIIAQMILGL
- a CDS encoding DUF1178 family protein, whose protein sequence is MKVLDLQCPHGHRFEGWFASADEFEAQLSRKLVECPVCGATEVSRMPSAPRLNLSGATRAQPADPRALQAQALRALREVLAKTENVGERFAEEARRIHYNEAPARGIRGVTTPEDAQALAEEGIDVMPLPVPAALKEPLQ
- the nuoN gene encoding NADH-quinone oxidoreductase subunit NuoN — translated: MNVLLPDALVMAAIVVAWLNDTFVGAAGRRLTYLIAVVASAAAGVWFALQAFDPQQYYVFSRMVVVDSFASAMKAVVSLGFAVTLVYSRKYLEDRDLFRGDVFLLGMFSLLGQLVMISGNNFLTLYLGLELMSLSLYAVIALRRDATQSSEAAMKYYVLGALASGFVLYGISMLYGATGSLELNEVLKAVASGHINDAVLLFGVIFIVAGVAFKLGAVPFHMWVPDVYQGAPTAMTLFVGGGPKVAAFAWGLRFLVMGLLPLAVDWQEMLVILAALSLIVGNITGIVQRNIKRMLAYSAISNMGFVLLGLLAGVVGGNPSSAASAYSSAMFYTIVYLVTTLGSFGVVMLLARRDFEAETLDDFKGLNKRSPVFAFVMMVMMFSLAGIPPTVGFYAKLAVLEATVNAGLTWLAVLAVITSLFGAFYYLRIVKLMYFDAPQDTTPIAGDACKRTILVLNGLAVVVLGIVPGPLMTVCLQAISHTLPL